A stretch of Deltaproteobacteria bacterium DNA encodes these proteins:
- a CDS encoding electron transfer flavoprotein subunit beta/FixA family protein — translation MNVIVCLKQVPDSKNIQIDPVTNTLQRQGVESIVNPFDLYALETALRIKDELDGKVSVISMGPPQAESALREAISYGADEAVLLSDRRFAGADTLATSRTLAAGITKMGLFDLVICGKQAIDGDTAQVGPGLAQNLKVPHAAFVKKIQGIENGRMVIHRMMDDGYDVVEIRLPALITVVKEIGEPRVPSFKAKMRAKKIEIPIWGCEDIGLAETVVGLAGSPTWVERIFAPEPRGGRELLEGEPEVQVAHLIRRLKEDQVIKLS, via the coding sequence ATGAACGTGATCGTCTGCCTGAAACAGGTGCCTGACAGCAAAAACATCCAGATCGATCCGGTCACGAACACGCTGCAACGCCAAGGGGTGGAGAGCATCGTCAACCCTTTCGACCTGTATGCGCTGGAAACCGCGCTTCGGATCAAAGACGAACTCGATGGCAAGGTTTCAGTGATTTCGATGGGGCCTCCTCAAGCGGAAAGCGCCCTGAGAGAAGCGATATCCTATGGTGCGGACGAAGCCGTCCTTTTGAGCGACCGGAGATTTGCGGGCGCCGACACACTCGCCACATCGAGAACCCTGGCGGCCGGTATCACGAAAATGGGTCTCTTTGATCTCGTGATTTGTGGAAAACAAGCCATCGACGGAGACACGGCCCAGGTGGGGCCGGGTTTGGCGCAGAACCTGAAGGTGCCTCATGCGGCTTTCGTGAAGAAGATTCAGGGGATCGAAAACGGCAGGATGGTTATCCACCGGATGATGGACGACGGGTATGATGTGGTGGAAATACGGCTGCCTGCCTTGATTACCGTAGTGAAGGAAATCGGAGAGCCCAGGGTGCCTTCCTTCAAAGCAAAAATGCGCGCCAAGAAGATCGAGATTCCGATCTGGGGATGCGAGGACATCGGGCTTGCCGAAACCGTGGTGGGCCTTGCGGGATCGCCTACCTGGGTCGAACGCATTTTCGCACCGGAACCGCGTGGCGGCCGGGAACTTCTTGAAGGGGAACCGGAGGTTCAGGTAGCCCATCTGATCCGACGTTTGAAAGAAGATCAGGTGATCAAGCTCTCATAG